The Calditrichota bacterium genome contains the following window.
CGCAACAGCTCACGTGCGAGCTGATACGCCCGGTGGCCAGAGCCGGGGCGACGCAGCTCAGGACAGGTATTCAGGTGCGCAGGTTCAGCCAAGAAGATGAGCGGGGTTCTTGGTCGTTCTTGGGCAGAGCGGCAGAACTGGCAAACGCCGTGGCCGAGGGTACGGACTATGCGCCGCTGATCCGGCAGACGCGGGCCTTTCGCTTTGGGGAGACCTTCTTGCTGGAGCGGAATGGCAGCGCCTTGGCGCTGGCGGTTGTCCACACTGAACCGTACTTCATGGGACAGCAGCGCAACCTCGCTCGGTTAATCGTCGGAGTAGTGCCGGAGCAGTGGCGCGAGGAGCTTTTCCCGGCCCTTCTTAATCTGCTGGAGGTGCACGCGCGGCGGGAGGAGCTGGATGTGCTGTGCCTGCGCATACCGGCAAACAGCCATTGGGCCCTGCGCTGGGCGCTGAACCACGGTTTCAAGATTATCCATTCCGACCTGCGTATGACCTTGGAAGGCTATCCGGAGCGCGTCAAAGGCGGGGCAGTGCATCTGAACAGGTGGGAGTAAAGTCCGAGGCGCCCCGCCGTTGGCAGTGAGCGGTTGTTGGGATGCGTTGCCGTGTGCGATGTGCGAGCGACAGGTACAACCAAGGCGGAGCGCACAAAGCTCGAGGCGCGTCCATCGATGAAGGTGATCTCCGCAAGTCGCCGCGTGGACATGGTGGCGGGCTATCCGGATGAACTGGCCACCATCCTCCAAGACAAATTCTCCCCGGAGGAAGTGCACACCGTCGTCATCTGGACAAAGAACGCCGCTAACCTGCTGGTGCATGCGCCGCTGCGCAAGGTCCTCTCGCGCTTTGAGCAGTTGTATGTGCACTACAGCATCACGGGCATGGGGGGCACGTTCCTGGAACCTGGCATCCCTCCGACCGAAGAGGCGCTGGCCCACTTGCCGGGGGTGATCGAGCTGACCAGAAGCCCAGAGCGGGTCCGCCTGCGCTTTGACCCCATCGTGCACTTGCTCCTTCCAGACGGACAGCGCTACACAAACCTGCCCCATTTTGCCGCCATCGCTGCGGCGTGTGCGGAGCTGGGGGTGCGCGACGTTTCCACGAGCTGGCTGCAGGTCTACCGGAAAGTGGCGAGCCGGCTAAGGCATGCAGGCATAGAGCCGGAAGAACCGAGCGCAGAGGTCTGGGCAGAGGAAGCGCGCCAGGTGCTGGAGGTAGCCGCACGGTTCGGGTTGCGGGTGCACGGGTGCTGCGTGCCTGGGTGGTCGCCTTCGCG
Protein-coding sequences here:
- a CDS encoding GNAT family N-acetyltransferase, giving the protein MYLSTTPPGCIVAERGGTVVGVAFSHLYGTTGWIGPIAVAPQWQGRGVGTQITRRSVDFLMNSGCTTIGLETMPRSYRNLGFYLKLGFVAQQLTCELIRPVARAGATQLRTGIQVRRFSQEDERGSWSFLGRAAELANAVAEGTDYAPLIRQTRAFRFGETFLLERNGSALALAVVHTEPYFMGQQRNLARLIVGVVPEQWREELFPALLNLLEVHARREELDVLCLRIPANSHWALRWALNHGFKIIHSDLRMTLEGYPERVKGGAVHLNRWE
- a CDS encoding DUF1848 family protein, whose protein sequence is MKVISASRRVDMVAGYPDELATILQDKFSPEEVHTVVIWTKNAANLLVHAPLRKVLSRFEQLYVHYSITGMGGTFLEPGIPPTEEALAHLPGVIELTRSPERVRLRFDPIVHLLLPDGQRYTNLPHFAAIAAACAELGVRDVSTSWLQVYRKVASRLRHAGIEPEEPSAEVWAEEARQVLEVAARFGLRVHGCCVPGWSPSRCIDGFLLTRLHPRGLACSTRRATGQRPLCGCTESIDIGWYKGCVGGCLYCYANPRPVGKEKATQSLILP